Proteins encoded within one genomic window of Eurosta solidaginis isolate ZX-2024a chromosome 1, ASM4086904v1, whole genome shotgun sequence:
- the LOC137240236 gene encoding uncharacterized protein, giving the protein MKKQLLIEQKGHHDEADFAYNCKKTDKEIAINHGSVKMFSFDLQQCLPTPYLHASMFFYKRPLWTFNLTVHDGETKKTNCYIWHEVIAKRGANDIGSCIFKCLMSLPESISHVIMYSDSYPGQNRNSYISAMFEQVIEKHPSIAVIDHKFLVVGHTHLECDSVHAQIERKKINMSGSIQHPHDRANLIAATSSKYVVHEMKQEEFFDFSALLKMNYTWRTTNAKGDKFELKNVRWMRFEKQKPGVLQYKTSLKPEVEFNELNINPRRPGKSIPILPTSYTSLLTITKNKKKNLLDMLPLINTDFHSFYRHLPAEGECEVEADSDLDDIEHT; this is encoded by the exons ATGAAGAAACAACTATTAATAGAACAAAAAGGACATCACGATGAGGCAGATTTTGCATATAACTgcaaaaaaaccgacaaagagaTAGCCATTAACCATGGGAGtgtaaaaatgttttcttttgacTTACAACAATGTTTGCCAACTCCGTACCTACATGCTTCAATGTTTTTTTATAAACGTCCTTTATGGACTTTCAATTTAACAGTGCACGACGGAGAAACGAAAAAAACAAACTGTTACATATGGCACGAAGTAATTGCAAAACGTGGAGCAAATGATATTGGCTCCTGCATTTTTAAATGTTTGATGAGCCTGCCAGAATCTATTAGTCATGTTATTATGTACAGCGACTCATATCCGGGACAGAATCGTAACTCTTATATTTCAGCCATGTTTGAACAAGTTATCGAAAAACATCCTAGTATAGCGGTTATAGACCATAAATTCCTAGTTGTGGGACACACGCATCTTGAATGTGATTCCGTTCATGCACAGATTGAAAGGAAAAAGATAAATATGTCAGGATCCATTCAGCATCCGCACGACCGGGCCAACCTTATAGCTGCTACAAGTAGTAAATACGTCGTACATGAAATGAAGCAGGAAGAGTTTTTTGACTTCAGTGCCCTCCTTAAAATGAACTACACTTGGAGAACGACAAACGCAAAAG GTGACAAGTTTGAGTTAAAAAACGTTCGCTGGATGCGCTTTGAGAAACAAAAGCCTGGAGTTTTACAATATAAGACGTCTTTGAAACCAGAAGTGGAGTTTAATGAGTTAAACATCAACCCACGTCGTCCAGGAAAGTCGATTCCTATATTGCCGACGAGCTATACGTCTTTGTTgactataacaaaaaacaaaaagaaaaatttattggaTATGCTGCCCCTGATCAACACCGATTTTCATAGTTTTTATAGACATTTACCAGCAGAAGGTGAATGCGAAGTCGAAGCTGATTCGGACCTAGATGATATAGAGcatacttaa